The Alphaproteobacteria bacterium genome segment TGATCTCTAAAATTACATGCTTCTTTGGTGCAGCCTGATGTATCATCTTTGGGATAAAAATAAAGTACAATTTTTTGGCCTAAAAAATCAGATAACGAAATTTCTTTATTTTCATCATTTAAGACTTTAAAATCAGGGGCTTTTTGACCGACTTCTAACATGTTACATCCTTTCAGGGGCTTCTATGCCTAATATACTTAAAGTTGTTTCAAGAACTTTAAGCGTCAAATGCGTTAACATCAAATATCCACCACGAATATCACTATTTTCCTCACTCAAAATATGACAATTGGTATAAAAACGACTAAATTCTTTGGCCAATTGGTACGCATATTCACATAAAACACTGGGCAAATAACGGTCTGCTGCATGTTCAATAGAATCTGGAAATTGAAGTAATAACAATGAAAGCGCACGTGTCGATGGATTAATATCTTTCAAAGGCGAGGATACAAAATCTTTATTTTCAGCTTGTTTTAACAAAGACTTAATGCGAACGGCAGCATATAAAAGATAGGGGCCTGTTTTACCTTCAAAACGTGAAAATTTAGCAATATCAAAAATATAATCATGAACGCGATCATGTTGCAAATCGCCAAATTTAAGCGTTGCCATGGCAACTTTTTGTGCAATATCGTTAAATTCATCTTCGGGTAAATTTTCTGCAATACCCTCTTCATGTAATCTGTTTTTGGCTTCTTGAATCAGTGTTTGGATCAACTCTTTTAATTTCATGGCGCCACCAACCCTCGTTTTAAAGGGTTTGCCATCAGGGCCATTGACTGTTCCAAAGCCCAAATGTTTACAACTTGATTCTTTCAATAGACCTGAACTGTTTGCCGCTCTGAATACTTGTTCGAAATGTAAGGCTTGACGCTGATCAACAACATATAAAATTCGATCAGCTTTAAAAACATCGATACGCTCTTGGATGCAGGCAAGATCAGTTGATGCATAAATAAGGCCGCCATCTTTTTTACGCAACAATAAAGGGGGGATTTCTGTTTTATCATTTTCTTTGGCAACATCAATAATCAAAGC includes the following:
- the argS gene encoding arginine--tRNA ligase; amino-acid sequence: MSPRQKLTLLFNELFKSVGSAPSFGDVKLSDRPDLADFQCNGAMQASKAQKQNPRILAESIKELAEKTTQDYDFSLAGPGFINISLKDTLILKYINALSKDPQLGFEKPIKSEKIIIDYGGQNIAKPMHVGHLRSSVIGQSLKYLLRFMGHDVIGDIHMGDWGTQMGMLIIAIEEKWPDLPYFDIAFQGDYPKTSPVNLQDLDIIYPDISGRCKENKELAEKARLATFELQSGRRGYKALWQHFVDISVADIKVDLDILGVNFEQWFGESRYQQMAENLIQDFESRKVAYVSDGALIIDVAKENDKTEIPPLLLRKKDGGLIYASTDLACIQERIDVFKADRILYVVDQRQALHFEQVFRAANSSGLLKESSCKHLGFGTVNGPDGKPFKTRVGGAMKLKELIQTLIQEAKNRLHEEGIAENLPEDEFNDIAQKVAMATLKFGDLQHDRVHDYIFDIAKFSRFEGKTGPYLLYAAVRIKSLLKQAENKDFVSSPLKDINPSTRALSLLLLQFPDSIEHAADRYLPSVLCEYAYQLAKEFSRFYTNCHILSEENSDIRGGYLMLTHLTLKVLETTLSILGIEAPERM